From a single Nicotiana tabacum cultivar K326 chromosome 8, ASM71507v2, whole genome shotgun sequence genomic region:
- the LOC107800103 gene encoding alanine aminotransferase 2, mitochondrial, protein MRRFVSYRSRNLISTTTTSSLLAAFRFLSTLQPSSSDSMGSDYSSTPVTRDTLNPKVLNCEYAVRGEIVTLAQKLQEEIKENPGSHPFDEILYCNIGNPQSLAQQPITFFREVLALCDHPAILDKSETQGLFSADAIERAFQILDQIPGRATGAYSHSQGIKGLRDTIASGIEARDGYPVDPNDLFLTDGASPAVHMMMQLLIRSENDGILCPIPQYPLYSASIALHGGTLVPYYLDEQTGWGLEISELEQQLKTAKSKGIDVRALVVINPGNPTGQVLGEANQREIVEFCKREGLVLLADEVYQENVYVPDKKFHSFKKVSRSMGYGEKDISLVSFQSVSKGFYGECGKRGGYMEVTGFSPEVREQIYKVASVNLCSNISGQILASLIMSPPKVGDESYVSFSAEKEGILSSLARRAKTLEDALNSLEGVTCNRAEGAMYLFPRINLPDKAIKAAEAAKTAPDAFYAKRLLNATGIVVVPGSGFRQVPGTWHFRCTILPQEEKIPAIVSRLTEFHEKFMNEFRG, encoded by the exons ATGCGGAGATTCGTATCCTACAGATCTAGAAATCTCATCTCCACTACAACTACTTCTTCATTACTTGCTGCGTTTCGTTTCTTGTCCACTCTTCAGCCTTCATCTTCTGATTCAATGGGTTCCGATTATTCGTCCACACCTGTCACTCGAGACACCCTTAATCCCAAG GTTTTGAACTGTGAGTATGCTGTCCGTGGAGAGATTGTCACACTTGCTCAG AAATTGCAGGAAGAAATCAAGGAGAATCCAGGTTCTCATCCCTTCGATGAG ATCTTATACTGCAATATTGGAAATCCTCAATCACTGGCTCAGCAGCCTATCACTTTCTTTAGAGAG GTCCTTGCATTGTGCGACCATCCAGCCATTTTGGACAAAAGTGAAACACAAGGTCTGTTCAG TGCGGATGCCATAGAACGAGCTTTCCAGATCCTTGACCAAATTCCTGGGAGAGCAACTGGTGCATACAGCCACAGTCAG GGCATCAAAGGATTGCGCGATACAATTGCTTCTGGTATTGAAGCTCGTGATGGCTATCCTGTGGATCCAAATGATCTTTTCTTGACTGATGGTGCAAGTCCAGCg GTTCACATGATGATGCAGCTGCTCATCAGGTCAGAGAATGATGGAATTCTCTGTCCCATTCCCCAGTATCCTCTTTACTCTGCTTCAATTGCCCTCCATGGTGGAACTCTT GTTCCTTATTATCTTGATGAACAAACAGGATGGGGGCTTGAGATCTCAGAACTTGAGCAACAGCTGAAAACCGCAAAATCCAAGGGTATTGATGTTAGGGCTTTGGTTGTCATCAATCCAGGCAACCCTACTGGGCAG GTTCTTGGTGAGGCCAACCAACGGGAAATTGTAGAATTCTGCAAGAGGGAAGGCCTTGTCCTTCTGGCTGATGAA GTCTATCAAGAAAATGTTTACGTGCCTGACAAGAAATTCCACTCATTTAAGAAAGTTTCCCGCTCAATGGGATATGGTGAAAAGGATATATCTTTAGTGTCTTTTCAGTCCGTGTCAAAAG GATTCTATGGAGAGTGTGGAAAGCGAGGAGGTTACATGGAGGTCACTGGTTTTAGCCCTGAAGTGCGGGAACAGATATACAAAGTGGCGTCTGTCAATCTGTGTTCCAATATCTCTGGTCAGATACTTGCAAGTCTCATCATGAGTCCCCCAAAG GTGGGAGATGAATCATACGTGTCTTTTTCTGCGGAGAAAGAAGGAATACTGTCGTCCTTGGCAAGACGTGCAAAG ACACTAGAAGATGCATTAAATAGTTTGGAAGGAGTGACATGCAATAGAGCAGAAGGGGCTATGTATCTCTTTCCGCGTATTAACTTGCCCGACAAAGCAATAAAAGCAGCAGAAGCAGCTAAAACTGCACCAGACGCCTTTTATGCTAAACGCCTCCTTAATGCCACTGGAATCGTTGTTGTTCCAGGCTCTGGATTTCGTCAG GTTCCTGGAACCTGGCATTTTAGATGCACAATTTTACCACAAGAAGAGAAGATACCAGCTATTGTATCTCGTCTTACAGAATTCCACGAGAAGTTCATGAATGAATTTCGCGGCTGA